TGATAAGGTAACGTTGGTGCAAACTCCCAGTATCTTCCGAATCACTTTTTACTCTTCTGGTCCcaaaagtttgatttttttcttgaaacCATTTCTGAAGCATACTCTATACAAATCATAAAGACAAAAACTCTCAGAACTTACCAGTTCCCATTACGTCAGAAGTATTtttaaacactaaacctgaATGTTGGAGCCATCAAAGCGAGCAATAATGCCAGGCAACACAATGCTAATCTCCTCAGAGGATGTCTCTTGCATCAAATCTTTCTTAGTGCCACGTACTCTTAGTTTCAATATACGGCTAGGATGCACCAACTGTAACATATATACATAAGATCACTTGAAGTAACCAAACTAAATAACTGGGGTTCTTTCGGACAACAATTGTTTAAACAaacatcagttttaatattatgaatttttttttttacctgtttATGAATCAGATCACCGGCAATAGAGTAAACCAGGAGATAACCACAGGAGGTTCCGGCGAGGACGACTCTGACGTCGTCAAACACTAACCACTCGATCGCTGTGATAGATTCCGCCTCGATGGGAGACAGATCGGGTCTGATCTTGACGCGAAGAGAGTCGGGATCAGCCCAATTCACGATCAGGATGAGGAATCGATGGGCTAGGGCTATAGAGTGGGAATCGAGTGCGGAGATAAGGTTTGGATTGTTCACGAGCCACCCTTCTTTACCCGCGCCGAGCTCGGTGAGTTCCTCGCACGCGATGCAGCCTAGTTCCGTCAGGTGTATCCTCTTCGCCATCGCAAGTTTAAtcgaagaaagaaaaagaaaaaaagacaggATTTTTAGTTAGTTACTTTTTATTGCTTGTCGGGTATTAACGTCTAACGCCGTCGTATTAATCAGCTTAAACGCCATCCATCGATTCTAAACGACACCGTATTAGGTCGACTTAGGCTTAATACGGCGTCGTATTATGTCGACTTAGTTTATTAATAGGCTTAAACGCGGCCGTATTCATCGGCCTAAACGGCGTCGTATGGTATTTATCTTCTTAATCAACAGGCCTAAACGCAGTCGTATTCATCTGCTCAATTAACAGGCTTAAACGCAGTCGTATTGTCGACTTAAACGCTGTCGTATTAATCGACTTATATTATTACAGTATCTAATCGtcatctctgtctctctctctgtcttcgTTGATTCGCGAAGGAAGAAATGTTAGGCCAAGACTTATCCttttctaaaaccctaaaccctagctTCTCCCTCTCCCCTTTCTCCATCCGCAAATCTCCACCCAACTCCTTCGCACGAAGAACCGTATCCGTTTTACCTCTCACCGAGCGGAGCTTTCCGTTAAGGATCAAAAGCTCGGAGCTTTTCCTCAACAAAGATGGTGGCTTCCGGCGAGACGTTCGAGCATTGGCGGGTCGGAGCAAGAAGAAACCCGGAGGCTCATCCGGCGGGAGGATAGAAGGAGACTCCGACACAAGAAAGCAGGCGAAGCGCAACGCCCGGGAGAAGTCCAAGAAGCTAGCGGAGTCTCTGTTCTACCGCCTCTACAACAACCCCGA
This region of Brassica napus cultivar Da-Ae unplaced genomic scaffold, Da-Ae ScsIHWf_144;HRSCAF=258, whole genome shotgun sequence genomic DNA includes:
- the LOC125597386 gene encoding uncharacterized protein LOC125597386 codes for the protein MAKRIHLTELGCIACEELTELGAGKEGWLVNNPNLISALDSHSIALAHRFLILIVNWADPDSLRVKIRPDLSPIEAESITAIEWLVFDDVRVVLAGTSCGYLLVYSIAGDLIHKQLVHPSRILKLRVRGTKKDLMQETSSEEISIVLPGIIARFDGSNIQSMLQKWFQEKNQTFGTRRVKSDSEDTG